The nucleotide window TTCATCCATCTTAACCCTTCCTCTTATTGTAGTCCTTTGGTTTCTTAATGGGTACATGGCAGACAACAGTAGTGCTTATAGTGAATATAAAGGACTCAAATAATCATATAAGGTTTGGTTCTTTATTCCTTTGTTAACCACAACATTTCCCATGGACCAGTTGAAACCTAACATTAGTTAATTCACACAACAAACGTTTACTTTCTTAAATTTAATCAATCTTTTTGGGCTCGCCATTATTTAAACTTCTAGATAATGTAGAGTATCTTCCTCCACGCACACAGAAAATAAAACAGaatattttcagttttataccAAAGTAGTTGTGCAACGTATTATATTCGGAATCCAAAGATTATACATAGCACGTCAAATTCAAAATGGATTTTTGCTTTAGCTTGAAAAAATGGATATATAAATTGGATaatgaaaaaacaaatatatatttgaattttagtAATTTGAGTGGCGACACACacaaagttgacaaaaaaaatatttattaagtggCACTACGGAACCAGAATATTCGTAGTGAGACACGCTCGTTACTCGTTGTTCTAACAACAAATCTTGTTTTCCTCTTCTCCCCTAAAACATTCTTTAGAATGAATGATTTTTGTGGTCACCAATCCATTTACTGTAAGAAATTTACTACTCAGAGCCTGCGCGTGCGGATCACGTGAGAAATTGAGTTGGGAAGCGAGTGAGATCAGCCAATCAAAGAACTGGTCGATACTTTTAATCTCAACCGTTCATCTCCGCTTAGAGAATGAATACTCCAGCTGGTTCCGTCGCTGTTCACAGCTGGCTCAGACTTATCACAAGTTCCAAAACCCAccatttatctttttaatcttACGGTACACCCGCCCGTAGACAATTAAATTAAGAGACACTCTTCTTCTCATTTTAATTACCGAGAACTTAAACAACAGTTAGTCCTATCAGTTGAATAGGTAATTACGTTGGAGATTGATGATGATTAAAGCTTTCTCTTAACGACTAAGCCACATCACTCTCTTCACGCGCTTTCAAACCGCGTGGTTGCCAGATGTCTCTCTAAACTCATTCTTCTTACCCTCTCTCTACGCTCTTGAACTCTTGTAGTAATTATCTACATAAAGCTTCACAAAATGCTAACTCAGTAGAGGAAGAAAAGACTCAGCTCCGGAAGATTCATCGGAGTCGAGAAAAAAAACGCGATTTCTGATAATGCGGTTGCGTTTTCCGATGAAACCCGCGGTTCTACCGTTCCTCGTCGTCTCTCTGGTGTTCCTCTCTCAGTCCGCCGTCGGAATACGGAACATTCCGGGAAGAATCTCCGGTTTCGACATCGTACAGTTCGTGGAAGCTCCGGAGTACCGAAACGGCAAGGAGTGCGCGTCCCAATCGTCGAACAGAGAGAACTTCGTGTCGTCCTGCGACCCTTCCCTCGTCCACGTGGCCATGACCCTCGACTCGGAGTACCTCCGCGGCTCAATCGCAGCCGTCCACTCCGTTCTCCGCCACGCGTCGTGTCCCGAGAACGTCTTCTTCCACTTCATCGCCGCCGAGTTCGACCCGGCGAGTCCGCGGGTCCTGAGCCGACTCGTCCGGTCGACGTTCCCGTCGCTGAGCTTCAAAGTCTACATTTTTAGGGAAGACACGGTGATCAACCTCATCTCGTCGTCGATCAGGCAAGCCCTCGAGAGCCCGCTGAACTACGCGCGGAACTACTTAGGAGACATCCTCGACCGGTGCGTCGACCGGGTGATCTACCTCGACTCGGACATCATCGTGGTCGACGATATCACCAAGCTCTGGAACACGACGTTGACCGGGTCGAGAGTCATCGGGGCTCCGGAGTATTGCCACGCTAACTTCACTAAATACTTCACCTCGAGTTTCTGGTCCGACCCGGGTTTGCCCGGGTCGTTCTCGGGTCGGAAGCCTTGCTATTTCAACACGGGTGTGATGGTGATGGATCTCGTGAGGTGGAGGGAAGGGAGCTACAGGGAAAAGATCGAAACTTGGATGCAGatacagaagaaaaaaagaatctaCGAGTTGGGTTCGTTGCCTCCTTTTCTTTTGGTATTCGCGGGGGACGTTGAAGCGATTGATCACAGGTGGAACCAGCATGGTTTGGGAGGGGACAATGTACGAGGAAGCTGTAGGTCTTTGCATAAAGGACCGGTGAGTTTGTTGCATTGGAGCGGGAAAGGGAAGCCGTGGGTTAGGCTTGATGAGAAGAGACCGTGTCCTTTGGATCATCTTTGGGAGCCGTATGATTTGTATGAGCACAAGATTGATAGAGCTAAAGATCAGGCTTTGCTTGGGTTCTCTTCTTTGTCCGAGTTAACAGAAGATTCAAGCTTTTTGTAAGAGTGTATGTGTGTAAGTCATTAAGTCAACATTGTTTTACTTCGTCTTGTAGTTTTTGTTATCGCAATACATTGTTGTTGAGAAACATATTGTTGCTAGTTTGTGTACAAACTTGATTAGTGTGAGCTAGAGTTTGTGTAAGCCATTGATGAGAACTAGATTCGTTTTTTGTAAACCTTTGCATAAGAAATCTCAATTTCTCTGTTGTTAATAAATCCATTTGTGATTTGTGTGTTGCAGTAGATGTCATATTTGACTTTGCATCTCAGGAGTTGTAAAGAGAAAGCCTTCAATGTCCGTGATGATGAAGCTAAAGTGGAGTAAATGAAGGAGACTGGAGAAGAAGCGTTACATTATTTGAATCTGGTCTTTTTTGGCATTAAAGGCTTGGTTCCTCGGGCATGCAAGTTTTCAAACTGAGCACACAATTTATGGGGACTGTACATACCTTTAAGTCTAGTCTCACCACCATAATACAGTCAACATTTGTCAAACTTCACCATTAAAATTCCCTAAAAGACTCATCTTAAACTGCATGATTTGGGCTGTTACTGGGCTGGTGTAGGTTAGGCTGGGGTAGGCGTACAGCGTACTTATTCAGCGTACTGAATTATAACCAATGTTTTGGTTTAGTATTTatagatataaaaattttagaaaccAAACTGATTCGTAACCGGAAGACACCGATCAAAAATAAAAccgaaaattaaaatttacaaataccTATATTAATTAGATCTTCAAGATCCGAAATTTCAAATCAAATGACATTGACAAAAACCGAATATATCCGAACACCTCACGCCTAAGCAACTGGAGTCAAATGATAAATCAATGTAAATATATAGGCTGAACAACTATTTATAGAAATCGTAATAATATGTTATGAAAAATTTATAATTGCTTGCGTGTGGTAATCACACAGTAAACGAATGTGAAAATTTTGATTGTACTACTACATAGTGTCTTTGACTTTGATCCACTATTCTTTAAGTCGTATCAAAACtagtcagttttttttttttgatcaacttcAAAACTAGTCAGTTAAAATAGTTAATAATCTCTTTGGTCCCCTCTTAATAGTAGTAACAAAGTACAGTACTATCTTGGAACATTTTGATTCGGCCTTAGCTTCTAACGCTTGTTACTTTACTATTTTCCGACAAAGGTCCCACTGCTCTTGTCTTCATTTGCTCATCCACTGTCTCTGATctaatctcttcttcttcttcttcaacttttTGTTCTCATCATCATGTTTGGTGGGTTATCTTCACTTTCCCGTAAGTTTATAAGATCCTCTCTTTTTGGATTTGCAAATAATAATTACATATCTTCAATCATTAATAATGGGATTGTCTCTTTCTTTGCCTTTTCAATTACTCATGAGTTATTTCTAGTAGAATTCGAGTTTGCTCACCGAGAGGGCTTTAAAATTCGGTGATAAGAATTGTAAATAAGACAGATGCTTTTCCTCTTTCTCTCATTTGCTTTGTTACCACTCTTCATGTGAGTATATAAGAGTGTACAGTGAAACCTGAAACTGTTAAATGTTAAATCTCTGTTTAGAAGTACTGGTTAATCCCAAATCCAAGTATTGAAGTAATGGAGTCTATTTGGTTTTGTGTGTGGATAAAGATTCTTTCTGGTGAGCATTAAATGGGGGATATGGAAGTTGCTATTGCCAGTGGTGAAGATAAGGTAAATAACCCATGTGTCTCTACATCACTTGTCAATGTCCTATGATCTGTATGTGTATGGTTGTGTTGATTAACCATGGTTAGTTAGGTGTTTACAATAAACTTGTTTTTTGATTGATAAAACAGATAATGAAAGCAAATAAAGAAATGCAAGTGTCTGTATCTTTTGGCAAGTTTGAGAATGATTCACTTTCATGGGAGAAATTCTCTTCCTTCTCTCCAAACAAGTACTTGGAAGAAGTGGAGAAGTGTGCAACTCCAGGATCAGTAGCTCAGAAGAAGGCCTACTTCGAATCACATTACAAGAAGATCGCTGAGAGAAACGCCGAGATCATCTTGGAGCAGGAGAAGAAACAGTTGGAGAGGAATCAATCTTTCAGGCAAAGTCTTGAGAATAGTGGAAACAGAAACAGTGTTATGATTGAGTCTAGCGCTTGTTATGGATCTGATGGCGAATCTACTTCAGAAAAAGACAGGATTGTGAACAGCATTGCTGCTGAAGAGAATGATACATGTAACCATGAGCCTCTTGAAGAAACTATAAAGGTTGAGGTTGTGGAGGATCTGAGTACCCTGAAGATGGAGAAACTTGAAGAGATTGTTTGCGTTGAGGAAATGGAGGATAAAGAGAAACCAGAAGAGGTTGTTTTTATAGAGGAAGAAGTAAAAGAAGATATTTCTTCAAAGGATACACCATTGAAGGAGACGAAGAAAAAAGGTCAACATCTAACCAAGAATACGGATACAAATGTGAGAACAAACCATACAAGAACCTCTCCCAAGGTACATTACCATAAGCTATCTTATACTAGGTGTTATGTCTCATTTTTGCTTCAAATGAACGTGTCCTGGTTTTACAGCCTAATCAGGTGACCAAGAAGCCAGTAGCTAGTAGGAAAACTCAACTAAGCAAGGAGAAAAGCATGATcaaagcaacaacaacaacaacaaataaaGCAGCATCACCTTCACCTGTCTCAAAAGCCTCAAAGTATTCAACCCCAAGAGTGTCCAAACCAGCATCAACAACCACTTCAATGTCTACTTCTCGCTTTATAGTAAAGAAGGAGAATGTCTCGGCTTTACCGAGAAAGAAACAAACCGCTCCAAAGACGTTACACACTTCTCTCAACCTGAACCAACCGAGTTCCGACCCTACTGCTCTTGCTACCACCAGAAAGTCCTTGATCATGGAGAGAATGGGAGATAAAGAAATCGTGAGACGCGCTTTTAAGACTTTCCAGAAGAGTTTTGACCAAGTGAAACCATCTCAAGATACAGCTCCGAAGCAGGTATAGTCGTTTACTATTTCATCAATTGTTAGAGATTCTGCTGGTTATTAACTAAAAACTCAATGAATGCTGCCAATGTTTTACACCAGGTTCCTGCAAAGGCAACTAGTGTTTCCAAGTTAGCTACTACTGGTCTGAAAGATAATGGCAGGTATAActttgatttatgtttttacTGAATCCGCTTTTACTcaagcatcatcatcatctagtGTGTGCTAAAAtccagtgccgtgcgaagagttttaggggcctaaggcaagttctaaaaataaatttatttacaaccgtaataaaaacaattttttaatatgatatattattttcaccaaatacacaagtctaatactgtaaaaaaataagtttataacgtaaatatgttatattatatcatatagaaaaaaatacatgaattcagaaaatgagttaattaattttcgtagaaatgtttttttttaaataaatctaaaccactagactataaattattttaaattttggggccCTAAAAACAGTCATATTAATCGAGGGCCTGaggcgaatgcctttttcaatacactgtaggcacgccTCTGCTAAAATCACATCACCTTGTATTCTTGTCCTGAAACAGGCTTGCTAAATCAGATGGCACGGAGAAAAAATGCTCTAACTCTCACTGCTCTTCATCTTTTGTACCGAAAAGCATCAGGACAGCAGAGAAACAGGAGGTAACATATGTCTGATGAGCAAATCAAACTGTATCATTCTTTTTCCCTTTAAGATATCAACGTGATGGTTTAACACTGTGCagttttactaatatttattttccatATTCAGCTATCCAAGCCTGGAGCAAGAGGTGTAGAGAGGATACGCTTACCGGCGAAACCAAAGGTATTACTCACTCATAAGGGATTCTTCAGTTTTTAAGCCTCTCACAAGAGAACCTTTCTGGTTTCTGTACTGCTTTTCATCACAGCTTATATACAATCTCCATGATCATTGACCTTTTCTGTCTGTCTAATCAGGCAGAAGTAACTAATGCCAAAACTCGGAGGCAAAGTCTTGATCCAAAAGCAAAATCCATGCGAGGACCTCTCCCAAAAGGCTCTTCAGACAAAGTCTTATGATGTTTCAAGAAACCTTATTCTGTAACAGATGAGCATTAATGTTTCTTCTTATTTCCTAGAGGGTTCCATGGACTAAGGTGCAAGGAAAGGGAAAAAATGGATAGAAAATCTCCTTTATTTCAAGCAACACTCAAGAGGTAAAGAGTCAATGATGTTAATGTTATATAGAGAAGTGACCAAGTTTCCATTAGTTATGTGAGGAAAGTATTACAAAAAGTCTTTTGTTTAATGTATGTGTATAGAGTCTTGGAATATAAACGTGAGAATGATGTTAGATGCTCAGTGGCGGATATTTGACGGGGcacataattaataaatatattttaaattatttttatatatagtataataaaataatcatatgttaaaaatattgtaagCTAACTATAATCTGTGAAAATAATTTACACTAACTTTTTGAACAcatgaacttttttataaaataactttaaGAATTCTTACACTTCTTCACAATAATTCTGTTacacaaaaataatttgaaaatgtaTAGAAAATTAATCTtgaagtttatatatatatatatatatatatatatatatctactaataatagcaatcccaattaattctaaaggttgtgagtctacttatgttgaaagattgtgtcttttgaaacagaaatgtaaagggttgtgtcttttctaaaagttctatgttggaaggttgtgtttttttcaattaatttctaaggttgtgaatccacttatgttgaaatgttgtgtcttttgaaaaagtagtgtaaagggttgtgtcttttctaaaagttctatgttgtaaggttgtgtctttttcaaataattcctaaggttgtgaacttcaattatgttgaaaggttgtcttttgaaaaataagtgtagagggttgtgtcttttctaaaagttatatgttgtaaggttgtgtccttctaaaaatagtctaaaagttgtgactattcactagtatcttttaaaaagtgagaaattgtgagtattagaagaatgtgactattcatattgaaaggttgtgactattcaaataggctttaaaaaatctataaatagtttctcccatgcatttttcaaatcaaattttcactaatctactaataataaaatggtaaaaaaaataatgtcaaagttacaacttttcatctaaacaaggtgtcttttcatctcaaagtgagattgctttaaaaatattggttttatttaagtaatgtgttagtttatataataagtgttggtattttataagaattctcccaaaaattaaaaaacaatattataaatGAGACGGGTCATATTAACgtaaatcaacatatatttattacaatattcaattttatgaatattcattttcaataaataaagcaggtagataaatatacaaaataacaattaccaacatataaattataattgtttaaaattataaactaataattttaatattatgtcttaaataggaaaaaaaattatatatcatgcaaaaaaaagttgcattttgttcaaaaagtggttgaagataactatcatgtgaaaaatgtatgaaaaaccTTAAAAATGATGAAGACACAATTGTATGCAATatgtgttttgataaaaaattaaagggaacattaaggtttataaaatatatatatatatatatatatatttgaatactttgtaaatcatattttaatcatcaaaattaaatttaattatatatatgattttaattttttttatcaggcatataaaattataaattatagattataatatattctttataaaatgagttcccgtgcgatatcgcatgGGCTCTTTGCCTAGTATATATAACAATATGTCAAAATTGTAAATAAA belongs to Brassica rapa cultivar Chiifu-401-42 chromosome A07, CAAS_Brap_v3.01, whole genome shotgun sequence and includes:
- the LOC103831555 gene encoding protein WVD2-like 7 isoform X2, producing the protein MGDMEVAIASGEDKIMKANKEMQVSVSFGKFENDSLSWEKFSSFSPNKYLEEVEKCATPGSVAQKKAYFESHYKKIAERNAEIILEQEKKQLERNQSFRQSLENSGNRNSVMIESSACYGSDGESTSEKDRIVNSIAAEENDTCNHEPLEETIKVEVVEDLSTLKMEKLEEIVCVEEMEDKEKPEEVVFIEEEVKEDISSKDTPLKETKKKGQHLTKNTDTNVRTNHTRTSPKPNQVTKKPVASRKTQLSKEKSMIKATTTTTNKAASPSPVSKASKYSTPRVSKPASTTTSMSTSRFIVKKENVSALPRKKQTAPKTLHTSLNLNQPSSDPTALATTRKSLIMERMGDKEIVRRAFKTFQKSFDQVKPSQDTAPKQVPAKATSVSKLATTGLKDNGRYNFDLCFY
- the LOC103831555 gene encoding protein WVD2-like 7 isoform X1 — encoded protein: MGDMEVAIASGEDKIMKANKEMQVSVSFGKFENDSLSWEKFSSFSPNKYLEEVEKCATPGSVAQKKAYFESHYKKIAERNAEIILEQEKKQLERNQSFRQSLENSGNRNSVMIESSACYGSDGESTSEKDRIVNSIAAEENDTCNHEPLEETIKVEVVEDLSTLKMEKLEEIVCVEEMEDKEKPEEVVFIEEEVKEDISSKDTPLKETKKKGQHLTKNTDTNVRTNHTRTSPKPNQVTKKPVASRKTQLSKEKSMIKATTTTTNKAASPSPVSKASKYSTPRVSKPASTTTSMSTSRFIVKKENVSALPRKKQTAPKTLHTSLNLNQPSSDPTALATTRKSLIMERMGDKEIVRRAFKTFQKSFDQVKPSQDTAPKQVPAKATSVSKLATTGLKDNGRLAKSDGTEKKCSNSHCSSSFVPKSIRTAEKQELSKPGARGVERIRLPAKPKAEVTNAKTRRQSLDPKAKSMRGPLPKGSSDKVL
- the LOC103831556 gene encoding probable galacturonosyltransferase-like 9, with amino-acid sequence MRLRFPMKPAVLPFLVVSLVFLSQSAVGIRNIPGRISGFDIVQFVEAPEYRNGKECASQSSNRENFVSSCDPSLVHVAMTLDSEYLRGSIAAVHSVLRHASCPENVFFHFIAAEFDPASPRVLSRLVRSTFPSLSFKVYIFREDTVINLISSSIRQALESPLNYARNYLGDILDRCVDRVIYLDSDIIVVDDITKLWNTTLTGSRVIGAPEYCHANFTKYFTSSFWSDPGLPGSFSGRKPCYFNTGVMVMDLVRWREGSYREKIETWMQIQKKKRIYELGSLPPFLLVFAGDVEAIDHRWNQHGLGGDNVRGSCRSLHKGPVSLLHWSGKGKPWVRLDEKRPCPLDHLWEPYDLYEHKIDRAKDQALLGFSSLSELTEDSSFL